A stretch of Pseudomonas taetrolens DNA encodes these proteins:
- a CDS encoding TonB-dependent receptor family protein, whose protein sequence is MKITTTPLHFSLSLLTLGICHAAIAAEPPSELTTAPASSVQLAPMTIQGDVLGTASDQEVRTYAGSRSVIDASELKKASVRGLDDALQRVPGVKIFDETGTGALPQISVRGLYESRSGRIQALSDGIPLALAPYGQTGLSLFPMTMATVDRIDIVRGGAAVQYGPNNVGGVINFISKPIPHTWETTLQEKITFNPAGRQLWDSYLGTGGYLTDNFGLQLDINTLSGEYGREHSDTDVQNYRLRGQWNIDDDRDLSFGIQRYKADMDLAGALSVQDYKHDPRQSTRPLDRFEGDTNRVWGTYTQRLGAMGPFDSVEFSWTNFAHDSYRNFVVGLPFTPDGTAVTKQDGPRDFKVWGTEPRISATIDGDTVGQTWLLGARYVSEDIDYKVNRQNITTGVTAPFRDWKFDDDARAFYISNAITLLDHRLTITPGVRYENARMDYADGITGAARENKSEEWLPGLTVGYQATDTWYVYANAQKSLRPPQVTQIVKEGDVGAELAWNYETGVRYTPWDGLRADFNLYRIDFDDQIVYNATTDRFDNLGSTRHQGFETELFWTPEALPALDLHASYAYLDAKQRNGTFKGNEVPYSSRNQFTIDGRYRFAEHWTYNLDGLYISSAYTDADNSRDENATASVGKLPAYWVWNTALEREFELADKSLLTTSVGISNLFNREYYFRGIDTSPWGRQPAPERSLTLGVNYRF, encoded by the coding sequence ATGAAAATAACAACAACACCCCTGCATTTTTCACTCAGCCTTCTCACATTGGGCATCTGTCACGCTGCCATCGCTGCTGAACCACCCAGCGAATTGACCACGGCCCCCGCCAGTAGCGTGCAACTGGCGCCCATGACGATTCAGGGCGATGTTCTCGGTACGGCCAGTGACCAAGAGGTGCGCACCTATGCCGGCAGCCGTAGCGTTATCGACGCCAGCGAACTGAAAAAAGCCAGCGTCCGCGGCCTGGACGACGCGCTGCAACGGGTCCCCGGGGTCAAGATCTTTGACGAAACCGGCACAGGCGCTTTGCCACAGATTTCAGTACGCGGCTTGTACGAAAGTCGCAGCGGCAGAATCCAGGCGCTATCGGACGGTATTCCTCTGGCCCTGGCGCCCTACGGCCAGACCGGCCTGTCACTGTTTCCAATGACCATGGCGACGGTCGACCGCATTGATATCGTGCGTGGGGGCGCAGCGGTGCAATACGGCCCGAACAACGTCGGCGGGGTGATCAACTTCATCAGCAAGCCGATTCCGCATACGTGGGAAACCACGCTGCAGGAGAAAATCACGTTCAACCCCGCTGGCCGCCAGTTGTGGGACAGCTACCTGGGAACCGGCGGCTACCTGACCGACAACTTCGGCCTGCAACTGGACATCAACACCCTGAGTGGCGAATACGGGCGCGAACACTCCGACACCGATGTGCAGAACTACCGCCTGCGCGGTCAGTGGAACATCGATGACGATCGCGATCTGAGCTTCGGCATCCAGCGCTACAAGGCCGACATGGACCTGGCCGGAGCCCTCAGCGTCCAGGACTACAAGCATGATCCGCGGCAATCGACGCGCCCGCTGGACCGTTTCGAGGGTGACACCAACCGCGTATGGGGCACCTATACCCAACGGCTGGGCGCCATGGGGCCGTTCGACTCAGTCGAGTTCAGCTGGACCAACTTCGCCCACGACAGCTACCGCAATTTCGTGGTCGGACTGCCCTTCACACCTGACGGAACAGCGGTGACCAAACAGGATGGCCCGCGCGACTTTAAAGTCTGGGGGACGGAGCCGCGTATCAGTGCCACCATCGATGGCGACACTGTCGGGCAGACCTGGTTGCTGGGTGCCCGTTATGTGAGCGAAGACATCGACTACAAAGTGAATCGCCAGAACATCACGACCGGCGTCACCGCGCCTTTCCGGGACTGGAAGTTTGATGACGACGCCCGTGCGTTCTACATCAGCAATGCCATCACCCTGCTCGATCATCGCCTGACAATCACCCCGGGCGTGCGCTACGAAAACGCCCGCATGGATTACGCTGACGGTATCACCGGAGCCGCCCGCGAGAACAAATCAGAAGAGTGGCTGCCGGGCCTGACTGTGGGTTATCAGGCGACCGACACCTGGTACGTCTACGCCAACGCCCAGAAGTCCCTGCGTCCACCGCAAGTCACGCAAATCGTCAAGGAAGGCGATGTCGGCGCAGAGCTGGCGTGGAACTATGAGACTGGCGTGCGCTACACCCCTTGGGACGGCCTGCGCGCCGACTTCAACCTGTACCGGATCGATTTCGACGACCAGATCGTCTACAACGCCACCACTGACCGCTTCGACAACCTTGGCAGCACACGTCACCAGGGCTTCGAGACCGAGTTGTTCTGGACGCCCGAAGCGCTGCCGGCTCTGGACCTGCATGCCAGCTATGCGTACCTCGATGCCAAACAGCGCAACGGCACATTCAAGGGCAACGAAGTGCCGTATTCCTCGCGCAATCAGTTCACCATCGATGGTCGCTACCGTTTTGCCGAGCACTGGACCTATAACCTCGATGGTCTGTATATCAGCAGCGCCTATACCGATGCCGACAACTCCAGAGATGAAAACGCCACTGCCAGCGTAGGCAAACTGCCTGCTTACTGGGTGTGGAACACCGCCCTTGAACGTGAGTTCGAGTTGGCCGACAAGAGCCTCCTGACCACGTCAGTGGGCATCAGCAACCTGTTCAACCGCGAATACTACTTCCGCGGTATCGACACCAGCCCTTGGGGTCGTCAACCCGCGCCAGAGCGCTCGCTCACCCTAGGCGTCAACTACCGCTTCTAA
- a CDS encoding ATP-grasp domain-containing protein encodes MHRPFVILAHVAHPAILEGFLPAAHKRGLPIVVITDHAQEHRRLLATSHISPDELRVIECDVFNPLAVIETLNSLGLRPAAVFSNSDHLQTATAIVAEAFECPGKDWRLCYAAKNKAAMRERMQRLGLHGPWFQVLASHSKLPTDAPWPVVAKPREGVASLDVRLCHNAAELAVYCEQFWQQQPGRALLLEAYMEGPLFTLETLGDGRSLQAIGGFDVTLSAPPNFVELAARWNGQISQAQRAAALAQVAAFGVNFGVCHSEFILTAQGPVLVEINYRSIGDGREFLLDRLLPQGWFDRIIALHLGEKLIEAQPACAEATVHYLVADRSGRLNQASASFNIEREGHWCDYRALHNTGDTLTISHSNKDYVGVLRLIAPDDLSLEAQLSSTLNDLKWVMA; translated from the coding sequence ATGCACCGCCCATTCGTCATTCTTGCTCACGTCGCCCACCCGGCGATTCTCGAAGGCTTCCTGCCGGCCGCGCACAAACGCGGGCTGCCGATCGTGGTCATCACCGACCACGCTCAGGAACATCGACGCCTGCTCGCCACCTCGCACATATCGCCGGATGAGCTACGCGTTATCGAATGTGATGTGTTCAATCCGCTGGCTGTTATCGAAACACTCAACAGCCTGGGCTTGCGCCCCGCCGCCGTGTTTTCCAACAGCGATCACCTTCAGACCGCGACAGCGATAGTGGCTGAAGCCTTTGAATGCCCAGGCAAGGACTGGCGACTGTGCTATGCGGCAAAGAACAAGGCGGCCATGCGCGAGCGCATGCAACGCCTGGGCTTGCATGGCCCGTGGTTCCAGGTGCTGGCATCTCATTCAAAACTGCCAACCGATGCCCCTTGGCCCGTGGTCGCCAAACCCCGGGAAGGCGTCGCCAGCCTGGACGTCAGGCTGTGCCACAACGCCGCCGAACTGGCCGTTTACTGTGAGCAATTCTGGCAGCAACAACCGGGCCGGGCACTGTTGCTGGAGGCGTACATGGAAGGCCCCTTGTTCACCCTCGAGACACTGGGCGACGGACGCAGCCTGCAAGCCATTGGTGGCTTCGACGTCACCCTTTCAGCGCCGCCGAATTTCGTAGAACTCGCCGCGCGCTGGAATGGGCAAATCAGCCAGGCCCAACGTGCCGCAGCGCTGGCACAGGTGGCCGCGTTCGGGGTCAATTTCGGGGTTTGCCACAGTGAATTCATTCTGACAGCCCAAGGCCCGGTACTGGTCGAAATCAACTACCGCAGCATCGGCGATGGCCGCGAATTCCTGCTGGATCGATTGCTGCCACAGGGCTGGTTTGACCGCATCATTGCCTTGCACCTGGGAGAAAAACTGATCGAGGCACAACCCGCATGTGCCGAAGCAACCGTTCATTACCTTGTGGCCGACCGCTCGGGACGCCTGAACCAGGCCAGCGCCAGTTTCAATATCGAACGTGAAGGCCATTGGTGCGATTACCGAGCACTTCACAACACGGGCGACACCCTGACGATCAGCCACTCCAACAAGGACTATGTCGGCGTTCTCAGGCTGATTGCGCCTGACGACCTGAGCCTCGAAGCACAATTGAGCTCGACCCTGAACGACCTGAAATGGGTGATGGCATGA
- a CDS encoding MFS transporter, whose amino-acid sequence MQRRLISSVLLGHYLSAFTALGIPLYLPRILSDLAPDTPGWAIGVLFVLPTLCTALAAPLWGRWADNNGCRLSLLRAHAGLFAGFLLAGFSPNLTVFVLALIIQGTFGGAMAASNAYLSTQFKGGDLSRALNWTQYSARLAMISGPILLGLLTAQGLGLDLYRYLAWLPLLAFILILPLPKDAPKHALKSKQAEGVGELPEDMPRLLAVQFLFSFAMVVTFPYFMPFGEQLGIGNDALIGLLYSLPHLVYLLALPWVQKHQGNLLLPGLALLAISNALQFWSVQAEPLFILRLLSGAGMLLSFVGLHRCLSQRSRKGSAGRLFGWFDSSGKWAGAAAGVVAALVSQTCGIASPFLVACLAAMTAMVFARPLLMTSREIPA is encoded by the coding sequence ATGCAGCGGCGTTTGATTTCCAGCGTCTTGCTCGGTCACTACCTCTCAGCCTTCACGGCGCTGGGTATTCCCTTGTACCTGCCGCGCATCCTGAGCGACCTGGCACCCGACACACCGGGTTGGGCCATTGGAGTGCTGTTCGTGCTACCGACGCTATGCACCGCACTGGCGGCCCCGCTCTGGGGACGATGGGCCGATAACAACGGATGTCGCCTGTCGTTGCTGCGTGCTCATGCCGGGCTGTTCGCCGGTTTTCTGCTGGCAGGGTTCAGCCCCAACCTGACGGTGTTCGTCCTGGCGTTGATCATCCAGGGGACTTTCGGCGGTGCAATGGCCGCCTCCAACGCCTATCTGTCGACTCAGTTCAAGGGCGGCGATTTGTCCCGAGCCCTGAACTGGACCCAGTACTCGGCACGCCTGGCAATGATCAGTGGACCGATCCTGCTGGGACTGCTGACCGCGCAGGGCTTGGGATTAGACCTGTACCGATACCTGGCCTGGTTACCGCTGCTGGCCTTCATACTGATCCTGCCGTTGCCCAAGGATGCCCCAAAGCATGCCCTGAAAAGCAAGCAGGCCGAGGGTGTGGGTGAACTGCCCGAAGACATGCCGCGACTGCTGGCCGTGCAGTTTCTGTTCAGCTTCGCGATGGTCGTGACGTTCCCTTACTTCATGCCCTTCGGCGAGCAACTGGGCATTGGCAACGATGCGCTGATCGGCCTGCTCTACAGCCTGCCGCATCTGGTTTACCTGCTCGCGCTGCCCTGGGTGCAGAAGCATCAGGGCAACCTGCTGTTGCCGGGGCTGGCGCTGCTGGCAATCAGTAATGCGCTGCAGTTCTGGAGCGTGCAGGCCGAACCGCTGTTTATTCTGCGCTTGCTCAGCGGCGCCGGCATGCTGCTCAGCTTTGTCGGACTGCACCGCTGCCTGAGCCAGCGCAGCCGCAAAGGCAGTGCCGGCCGCCTGTTCGGCTGGTTCGACTCCAGTGGCAAATGGGCCGGTGCCGCCGCCGGTGTCGTCGCGGCGCTGGTCAGTCAGACCTGCGGTATCGCCTCCCCCTTTCTCGTTGCCTGCCTGGCGGCCATGACGGCCATGGTCTTCGCGCGCCCTCTATTGATGACTTCCCGGGAGATTCCGGCATGA
- a CDS encoding putative N-acetylmannosamine-6-phosphate 2-epimerase, with translation MFRKSMLDSVMGGLVVSCQALEHEPLHGSLHMSAMALAAAEAGAAGIIANGVSDIAAIKNCISLPVIGVLTARYPQSDITLTPTLLEIATLAREAPDMIGLDATDRRRPNGESLEGFIEAIRSQFPDLLLMAEIATVEEAIYVQSLKFDCISTAAYGATPNTAGKRLYQDDFAHFTAIRQVVSQCPLVAEGGVGSPEHACRVLQLGADIVVVGSAITRPQVITESFINAMIEGRRPSALHG, from the coding sequence ATGTTCAGAAAATCAATGCTTGATAGTGTTATGGGAGGGCTGGTTGTTTCGTGTCAGGCACTGGAACATGAGCCTTTACATGGCTCCCTTCACATGAGCGCCATGGCATTAGCTGCGGCCGAGGCTGGCGCAGCAGGTATCATTGCGAATGGAGTATCCGATATTGCCGCGATAAAAAACTGCATATCCTTACCTGTCATTGGAGTCTTGACCGCTCGTTACCCGCAATCAGATATCACGCTGACCCCTACCCTGTTAGAAATCGCAACGCTGGCGAGGGAAGCACCGGACATGATCGGGCTGGATGCTACTGATCGCAGGCGCCCCAACGGGGAGTCACTCGAGGGCTTTATCGAAGCCATACGCTCGCAGTTTCCAGACCTGTTACTGATGGCCGAAATCGCAACTGTCGAAGAAGCCATTTACGTACAATCCCTGAAGTTTGATTGCATCTCCACAGCCGCCTACGGCGCCACGCCAAATACGGCCGGAAAACGACTGTATCAGGATGATTTCGCACATTTTACAGCCATACGCCAGGTCGTTTCCCAGTGCCCGCTGGTTGCTGAAGGAGGAGTCGGTAGCCCTGAACACGCTTGCCGGGTGCTCCAGTTAGGAGCTGACATAGTCGTGGTGGGAAGCGCGATAACCCGGCCACAAGTCATTACCGAGTCGTTCATCAATGCGATGATTGAAGGTCGCCGCCCGTCCGCCTTGCACGGCTAG
- a CDS encoding IucA/IucC family protein — MTFALNTASLNTLSLQDHALDGEAQRHAIECLLNCYLREYALPRNEANLHDQTHDLPMSLRQGNGRCISIALPSGRLVVRTERTSLLGRCHYNSAPYFKGNNQSWQPLQANELARLLCTPLSGAERVSEMLQQVANSLQITRTFLRHSRPANDEADSLLASEQHQLWGHALHPTPKSREGISHDDLLACSPEVGACFQLYWFKVDPTLLRHQGEDPRNTLSQLSGRDDAYPCHPWEVARVLADPLVKRAQQLGLIQYLGPLGQAMYPTSSVRTLYHPQMAYFLKFSMHVRLTNCVRKNAWYELDSAVALTRLLAPIMSELAIQQPGFLLMPEPSATSLDLSAFGTLEEAREVTECFGIVYRENLPLADREQYRPHVAMALFTWDQQDRSACRQHVQRYADNKGLSLEQATLNWLDAYAGQMLGGVLYCLFGQGVVLEPHLQNTVIGFAEDGLPCRVWIRDLEGTKLVPEIWPAARLSALDERTRSSVYYSAQKAWQRVGYCALVNNLGEAIFHLANGSDTLEQQLWARISDLLRAQSTRLGHPPELRELCAGGPFPSKENFMTRLLMRADREAGYTLLPSPLATPEEKKSA, encoded by the coding sequence ATGACGTTCGCTCTCAATACCGCATCGTTGAACACGCTGTCCCTGCAGGATCATGCCCTCGACGGCGAAGCCCAGCGGCATGCCATCGAATGCCTGCTCAATTGTTATTTGCGCGAATACGCATTGCCGCGCAACGAAGCGAACCTGCACGATCAAACCCATGATTTGCCCATGAGCCTGCGTCAGGGCAACGGGCGCTGCATCAGCATTGCCCTGCCCAGCGGCCGGTTGGTAGTGCGTACCGAGCGCACCAGCCTCCTGGGCCGTTGCCATTACAACAGCGCGCCTTATTTCAAAGGCAATAACCAGAGCTGGCAACCCTTGCAGGCCAACGAACTGGCGCGCCTGCTCTGTACTCCACTCAGTGGTGCGGAGCGCGTGAGCGAGATGCTGCAACAGGTCGCCAATAGCCTGCAAATCACCCGTACCTTCCTTCGTCACTCACGCCCGGCCAATGACGAAGCCGACAGTTTGCTGGCGTCCGAGCAACATCAACTATGGGGCCATGCCCTGCATCCAACCCCTAAAAGTCGCGAAGGGATCTCCCATGACGATTTGCTGGCCTGCTCACCGGAGGTCGGGGCGTGTTTTCAGTTGTACTGGTTCAAGGTCGATCCCACGCTGCTTCGTCATCAGGGCGAAGACCCGCGCAATACCCTGAGTCAATTGTCAGGACGCGACGATGCTTATCCATGCCACCCCTGGGAAGTGGCCCGGGTACTGGCCGATCCGCTGGTCAAGCGCGCTCAGCAATTGGGCTTGATCCAATACCTCGGCCCTCTGGGTCAGGCCATGTACCCGACATCCTCGGTGCGCACCCTCTACCATCCGCAAATGGCCTATTTCCTGAAGTTCTCCATGCATGTGCGCCTGACCAACTGCGTCCGCAAAAATGCCTGGTATGAGCTGGACAGCGCGGTTGCCCTCACTCGCCTGCTCGCTCCGATCATGAGTGAACTGGCCATACAGCAACCGGGCTTTTTGTTGATGCCCGAGCCCAGCGCCACCAGCCTCGATCTCAGCGCTTTCGGCACACTGGAAGAGGCCCGCGAAGTCACCGAGTGCTTCGGCATCGTTTACCGGGAGAACCTTCCCCTCGCCGACCGCGAACAGTACCGGCCGCACGTGGCAATGGCGCTGTTCACCTGGGACCAGCAGGATCGCAGTGCCTGCCGTCAACACGTACAGCGCTATGCCGACAACAAGGGGCTGAGCCTTGAGCAGGCCACACTCAACTGGCTCGACGCGTACGCCGGTCAGATGCTCGGCGGCGTGCTGTATTGCCTGTTCGGCCAGGGCGTGGTGCTGGAACCGCACTTGCAGAACACCGTCATTGGCTTTGCCGAAGACGGGCTGCCCTGCCGGGTCTGGATTCGCGATCTTGAGGGCACCAAGCTGGTCCCTGAAATCTGGCCCGCAGCACGTCTGAGTGCGCTGGATGAGCGCACCCGCAGTTCGGTGTACTACAGCGCGCAGAAAGCCTGGCAGCGCGTTGGGTATTGCGCGCTGGTGAACAACCTCGGCGAAGCGATCTTCCATCTGGCCAACGGCAGCGACACCCTGGAGCAACAATTGTGGGCGCGAATCAGCGACCTGCTGAGGGCGCAATCCACGCGTCTCGGCCATCCGCCAGAGTTGCGTGAACTCTGCGCAGGGGGGCCTTTCCCGAGCAAGGAAAACTTCATGACACGTCTATTGATGCGCGCCGACCGCGAGGCCGGCTACACCTTGCTGCCCAGCCCGTTGGCGACCCCTGAAGAGAAGAAAAGCGCATGA
- a CDS encoding HpcH/HpaI aldolase family protein yields the protein MIRTSPVFSRLQKGDNVYGLLNSLPSPMLCEMLAFAGYDFVILDLEHLLRSEEDLMHCVRACEAAGISPWLRIPQVDEKLIGRALDAGIEAIVLSRTESAAQVQRAIEAAFFPPLGKRGITGGRITGFGRLPLPEYIALANRQTPIIPMIESRAGVDALGEILKLPGVGMIMEGALDLSLDLGLGPDPLHPQVWQMLQDMADACLSATIPFCANPRTAEQNTLWRARGIQSFLAGEDRGLLHNALKARLHSLQ from the coding sequence GTGATACGAACCTCTCCGGTGTTTTCCCGGCTACAAAAAGGGGACAACGTCTACGGCCTGCTCAACTCTCTGCCTTCGCCGATGCTGTGCGAAATGCTCGCGTTTGCGGGCTACGATTTCGTCATTCTCGACCTTGAGCACTTGCTGCGTTCTGAAGAAGACCTCATGCATTGTGTCCGTGCCTGTGAGGCCGCAGGCATTTCGCCTTGGCTGCGTATCCCTCAAGTGGATGAAAAGCTGATCGGCCGCGCACTGGATGCCGGTATCGAAGCCATCGTGCTGTCACGCACCGAAAGTGCTGCGCAAGTTCAACGCGCCATCGAAGCAGCCTTCTTTCCTCCCTTGGGAAAACGCGGAATCACCGGCGGCCGCATTACCGGATTCGGGCGCCTGCCCTTGCCCGAGTACATCGCCCTGGCCAACCGTCAAACCCCCATTATTCCCATGATCGAAAGCCGCGCCGGGGTCGACGCGCTTGGCGAAATCCTCAAGCTGCCGGGTGTCGGCATGATCATGGAAGGCGCACTGGACCTGTCCCTCGACCTCGGCCTGGGGCCAGACCCTCTTCATCCTCAAGTCTGGCAAATGCTGCAAGACATGGCTGATGCCTGCCTCAGCGCCACAATCCCGTTCTGCGCAAACCCGCGTACGGCTGAACAGAACACGCTGTGGCGCGCGCGCGGGATTCAAAGTTTTCTGGCCGGGGAAGACCGCGGCTTGCTGCACAACGCATTGAAAGCCCGCCTGCACTCTCTCCAATAG
- a CDS encoding MgtC/SapB family protein — protein sequence MISDWEMCLRLLLAVVLGSLVGFQREHLFWTAGLRTHMLVATGSCLFMMVSAFGFQQALTQTGTQLDPSRIAAQVVTGIGFLGAGSILLRGEVIKGLTTAASLWAVAAIGLAVGGGLYVLGTVATLIILTILVAIGPLEKKYRDYMKVHVIKLVAPAGSLSLMHLKQILGERAGCIRQVIVEQGVEKDFEDVTIEFRNATRPQAEAMLQILLNMEGVREAPHSD from the coding sequence ATGATTTCTGATTGGGAAATGTGTCTGCGTTTATTGTTGGCGGTGGTGCTGGGCAGCTTGGTCGGGTTTCAGCGCGAACACCTGTTTTGGACGGCTGGCCTGCGCACGCACATGCTGGTGGCAACCGGGTCATGCCTGTTCATGATGGTCTCGGCTTTCGGCTTCCAGCAGGCGTTGACCCAGACCGGTACTCAGTTGGACCCTTCTCGTATTGCGGCCCAGGTTGTCACCGGCATTGGCTTTCTGGGCGCCGGTTCGATTCTTCTGCGCGGTGAAGTGATCAAGGGGCTGACCACAGCTGCCAGTCTGTGGGCGGTCGCAGCGATAGGGTTAGCCGTCGGTGGTGGGCTTTATGTGCTGGGTACTGTGGCCACGCTCATTATCCTGACGATCCTGGTCGCGATAGGCCCTCTGGAAAAGAAGTACCGGGACTACATGAAAGTGCATGTCATCAAGCTGGTGGCCCCGGCCGGCTCGTTGTCCCTGATGCATCTGAAACAGATTTTAGGTGAGCGCGCGGGCTGTATCAGGCAGGTCATTGTCGAGCAGGGCGTAGAGAAGGATTTCGAAGATGTCACTATCGAGTTTCGAAACGCCACCCGGCCTCAGGCTGAAGCGATGCTGCAGATACTCTTGAACATGGAGGGCGTCCGGGAAGCGCCCCATTCGGATTGA
- a CDS encoding IucA/IucC family protein: MNLSPDNADQAFMTRRIIDCCLREDICGIVSKAEMCQLPHGLSHCLPQQPDTHWLRITHLGADELWLPVVKAYPLQDWIGTGDAWIAVSPHSHTEVERGYRTWLQRLSHGLDEESLTLFGAYLKEADCAAEHRTLCNQAYRQYAPALSDVIELKDWSQRLLKIDQLASYLDHPFYPTARAKSGFDGAALKRYAPEFAPCFELNWLAIPNEAMTLTSPQPAHWPDFEDVGLSPALQGSHSLMPVHPLTWEVLDQYGLPEGTLRAPRTAMQVEPTLSVRTVACTRQPQWHIKLPLLVSTLGARNLRLIKPGTLYDGHCFQTLLLALKKHDPALAARYLHVDEKHGGHAAESRHLAYIVRRYPDGLENITLVPVAALASPLVDGRLFLEQLVERFHAGSLQHWLDAYLDLLLQVHLRLWLKYGIALEANQQNAVVMFEHGQPLRLLMKDNDAARLWPQRFASACPDLADLPAALQDERIRVDSSQPLAEMFCTITLQLNIVAILEALATAGLASRSSLYGTLRQRLEACLQQLEAEGIDCHDARRWLLDSPKLPVKYLLSAGSLFSKKHSGASDINKFYGYSAANFLLEDAPCSGV; this comes from the coding sequence ATGAACCTGTCCCCGGACAACGCAGATCAGGCGTTCATGACCCGACGCATCATCGATTGCTGCCTGCGTGAAGACATCTGCGGGATCGTCAGCAAGGCCGAAATGTGCCAGCTGCCCCACGGGTTAAGCCACTGCTTGCCACAGCAGCCCGACACACACTGGCTACGCATCACACACCTGGGGGCCGATGAACTCTGGCTGCCGGTGGTCAAGGCGTATCCGCTGCAAGACTGGATCGGTACCGGTGACGCCTGGATTGCAGTGTCACCGCACAGCCACACCGAGGTTGAACGCGGATACCGCACCTGGTTGCAGCGTTTGAGCCACGGTCTGGACGAAGAAAGCCTGACATTGTTCGGTGCTTACCTGAAAGAAGCGGATTGCGCAGCCGAACACCGGACCCTGTGCAATCAGGCATACCGCCAATATGCCCCCGCGTTGAGCGACGTGATCGAGCTGAAGGACTGGTCGCAAAGGCTGCTGAAGATCGACCAGCTGGCGAGCTATCTGGACCATCCGTTCTACCCGACAGCACGCGCCAAAAGCGGCTTCGATGGCGCCGCGCTCAAACGCTACGCGCCGGAGTTTGCACCGTGCTTCGAACTCAACTGGCTGGCCATTCCCAATGAAGCCATGACCCTGACGAGCCCTCAGCCAGCGCACTGGCCGGACTTTGAGGACGTCGGCTTGTCGCCGGCCTTGCAAGGCAGCCATTCATTAATGCCCGTTCATCCGCTGACGTGGGAGGTGCTTGATCAGTATGGCCTGCCTGAAGGTACGCTCAGGGCTCCCCGTACCGCCATGCAGGTCGAACCTACGCTGTCCGTGCGGACCGTGGCCTGCACCCGTCAACCTCAGTGGCACATAAAACTGCCGCTGTTGGTCAGCACCCTCGGCGCACGTAATTTACGCCTGATCAAACCCGGCACCTTGTATGACGGTCATTGTTTTCAGACGCTCCTGCTGGCCCTGAAAAAACACGATCCGGCCCTGGCAGCACGCTATCTGCATGTCGACGAAAAACACGGCGGGCATGCCGCCGAAAGTCGCCATCTGGCCTATATCGTGCGTCGTTACCCGGACGGTCTGGAGAACATCACACTGGTGCCTGTCGCTGCGCTGGCCAGCCCGCTCGTCGATGGGCGCCTGTTCCTTGAACAACTGGTCGAACGCTTTCATGCAGGTTCGCTGCAACACTGGCTGGACGCTTATCTCGATCTGCTGTTGCAGGTTCATCTGCGACTATGGCTGAAATACGGCATCGCGCTGGAAGCCAACCAGCAGAATGCCGTGGTGATGTTCGAACACGGCCAGCCCTTGCGCCTGCTGATGAAGGACAACGACGCCGCTCGCCTGTGGCCCCAGCGTTTCGCTTCAGCCTGCCCGGATCTCGCCGATCTGCCGGCAGCCTTGCAGGATGAGCGCATTCGCGTCGACAGCAGCCAACCGTTGGCCGAGATGTTCTGCACCATCACCTTGCAGCTGAACATCGTTGCGATCCTGGAAGCATTGGCAACCGCCGGCCTGGCTTCTCGATCCAGCCTGTACGGCACACTGCGCCAGCGACTGGAGGCTTGCCTGCAACAACTCGAAGCAGAAGGCATCGACTGTCACGATGCACGCCGATGGCTGCTCGACAGCCCGAAATTGCCGGTGAAATACCTGCTCAGCGCCGGCAGCCTGTTCAGCAAGAAACACTCCGGCGCCAGCGACATCAACAAGTTTTATGGCTACAGCGCTGCAAACTTCCTGCTGGAGGACGCCCCATGCAGCGGCGTTTGA